The Bradyrhizobium oligotrophicum S58 genome contains the following window.
ATCTCGCGGCGGGCCCGATCAACAGCAAGATCACGGCGGACGCCGTCGCGGCCGCGAGCAAGGACGGCGGGACTGCGACCTTCCTGGCGATCGACTCGGCCGAAGCCATCGCGCAGAACCATCCCGAATATGAGGCGGCCGAGATTCCGGCCGGCGCCTTCGGCGGTGCGCCGGACCGTCCCGAGGAGGAAGTCAAGACGATCAGCTTCAACCACCACATCGTCGCGCGCAAAGGCCTGGCCGATTCGACGGTGTCGACGTTCACCCACCAGCTGTTCTCGGTGCGCCAGCAATTGTTGTCGGAGTTTCCGCTCGCGGCCAAGATCGAGACCCCGGACACCGACAAGGACGCCGCCATCCCCGCGCATCCGGGCGCCGCGGCGTTCGTCGACGGCGAGGAGAAGACGTTCCTCGACCGCTACAGCGACTACATCTGGTGGGGTCTGATGGCGCTGTCGGCGATGGGCTCGGCCGGCGCCTGGTTCGCGGGCTACCTCAAGCGCGACGAGCGGACGATCAACAGCTCGCTGCGTGACCGGCTGCTGGAGATGATCACGATCGCGCGCAAGAGCGACTCGACCGAGGAACTCGACCAGTTGCAGGGCGAGGCCGACGAGATCCTGCGCAACACGCTGACCTGTTTCGAGGACGGCGCGATCGAGCACGCCGCGCTCACGGCGTTCAACATTGCGCTCGAGCAGTTCCACAACGCGGTCGCCGACCGCAAGCTGATCCTGATGAGCATGCCGGCCAACCTGCAGCGCACCGGAGCGCAATTACGCGCCGCCGGCAGCTGACGCCGCATCACGCGAAACGGGCCACCTCGTCGCGAGCCGGCCGGGCTCGTCCGTGTAATTCCAGCGTCATCAATCTTTCCTAGGTCTGCCCAGCCTTGGCGCGCGCCTGTTCCCCCGCGCCATCACCAGGAGACCCGCATGACGCTTCGAATCGTCCCGCCGCAGACCCGCAGACTGTCCCGCCGCCGCTTTCTGTCGACCGCCGCCGCGGCTGGCGTCACGACCCTGTCGATGCCCTATCTGAGCCGCGCGGCGGATCGGCCGCAGGTCACCCATGGCGTCCAGTCCGGCGACGTCGGCATGGATGGCGGCGTGGTCTGGGCGCGGGCCGACCGGCCCTCGCAGATGACGGTGGAGGTGGCGACGACGGAGTCGTTCAAGGACGCGCGGGCGCTGCCGCCGATCGCGGCGCTGCCCGAAAGCGACTTCACGGCCAAGATGCTGCTGGGGAATCTGCCGAGCGGCC
Protein-coding sequences here:
- a CDS encoding TAXI family TRAP transporter solute-binding subunit — translated: MFIVIAGILAIVGALAGAYYFAMRPVVLKIAVGPPASDDLKVVQALTQAFAQSHASVRLRPVPTEGAGESAQALAAGKVDLAIVRGDLEVPKNAQAVATLRKNVAVLWVPAAAKGKGRKGAAKITKISQLAGHKVGIIGRTPANANLLKVILHQYGVDAAKVEIVQFPITEAAEAVRSQKADVYLAAGPINSKITADAVAAASKDGGTATFLAIDSAEAIAQNHPEYEAAEIPAGAFGGAPDRPEEEVKTISFNHHIVARKGLADSTVSTFTHQLFSVRQQLLSEFPLAAKIETPDTDKDAAIPAHPGAAAFVDGEEKTFLDRYSDYIWWGLMALSAMGSAGAWFAGYLKRDERTINSSLRDRLLEMITIARKSDSTEELDQLQGEADEILRNTLTCFEDGAIEHAALTAFNIALEQFHNAVADRKLILMSMPANLQRTGAQLRAAGS